A stretch of Moorena sp. SIOASIH DNA encodes these proteins:
- a CDS encoding pantothenate kinase, translating into MITKANSFLGLVIGNSRLHWAWFVDNTLKKAWDTNHLTPAAVEQLIKDWTCSVMSAEILPPQLKAQGKDPSKPLPLYIASVVPAQTALWQNYSDTTILTLEDLPLSGLYPTLGIDRALALFGAGHRYSYPVLVIDAGTALTFTGANQNLQLIGGAILPGLGLQLQSLAQKTGALPAIELPAQLPKRWSLETSEAMASGVVYTVLASIRDFIEDWQSEFPNSPIALTGGDSEQLVTYLQSQFPEIAAQIIVDPFLSFWGMLSVVGS; encoded by the coding sequence ATGATAACTAAGGCAAACAGCTTTTTAGGATTAGTGATTGGCAATTCCCGGCTACATTGGGCTTGGTTTGTGGATAACACCCTGAAAAAAGCCTGGGATACCAACCATCTAACCCCAGCAGCTGTAGAGCAGTTAATCAAGGACTGGACTTGTAGTGTAATGTCAGCGGAAATTTTACCACCCCAGTTAAAAGCTCAGGGTAAAGACCCATCCAAGCCATTACCGCTTTATATTGCTTCAGTAGTACCTGCCCAAACAGCACTCTGGCAAAACTATTCCGATACTACAATATTGACCCTTGAGGATTTACCCCTTTCCGGACTATATCCCACCCTAGGCATTGACCGCGCCTTGGCCTTATTTGGTGCTGGTCACAGGTATAGTTATCCAGTTTTGGTTATTGATGCTGGTACTGCTCTAACCTTTACTGGGGCTAACCAAAACCTACAGCTAATCGGAGGGGCGATCTTGCCAGGATTGGGATTACAGTTACAGTCTCTAGCACAAAAAACTGGAGCATTACCTGCGATTGAACTACCAGCTCAGTTACCAAAGCGTTGGTCACTGGAGACATCAGAGGCAATGGCAAGTGGTGTTGTCTATACAGTATTGGCTAGTATCCGGGATTTTATTGAGGATTGGCAAAGCGAGTTTCCCAACAGTCCGATTGCTCTGACTGGCGGCGACTCTGAGCAGTTAGTTACTTATCTCCAATCCCAATTTCCTGAAATAGCGGCTCAGATTATTGTTGATCCTTTCTTAAGCTTTTGGGGAATGTTGTCAGTGGTTGGTAGTTAG